One genomic region from Syngnathus typhle isolate RoL2023-S1 ecotype Sweden linkage group LG17, RoL_Styp_1.0, whole genome shotgun sequence encodes:
- the LOC133170848 gene encoding uncharacterized protein LOC133170848 isoform X2: MPLGFQQGEPVHQSIVSCAWRGQPSFISLLESGMDAKLDFYTREFSDCSLSSPSDYSDSSFSSCASTSTILLDEVPRKKPRLEGPLTAASARKLIEDVLGTSSGGEEVLQEYHTTKTLTDATRRKLVNIIVAHMIDKHGQLPSKAVREEYALGIVTVFPSLKDPYSKKGYEHFYDAASSTGYISWRLKTIQRKIRRGHASTSSPTGFSPGGGGPNVRRSIVVDQQLDGDTYQEAISLLNHTTDSSVIFLKMRETFQNRQKLIHDSDKTQDIFSIFPRFLDTKGLMNQDFTLLFEEEVSNLLLQKWDPFFRDNVIKEAKRLTPTPELRRMLQAAESPGSELDEAPIGLKSMVLSTKVDLLFAVPWRKTCQSFVK; the protein is encoded by the exons atgcccctgggctttcagcagggtgaacccgtgcatcaatcaatagtctcctgtgcgtggcgtggtcaaccgtcgtttatttcgctgctggaatcaggaatggatgcgaagttggacttttacacgagag aattttccgattgctccttgtcctctccatccgattattctgattcaagcttcagttcatgtgcaagtacatcaactatactcctagatgaggttcctaggaagaaaccaagacttgagggcccacttactgcagcatctgctagaaag ttgattgaagatgtccttggtaccagctcaggtggtgaagaggtcctccaagagtatcacacaacaaaaactctaacagatgctaccagaagaaagttggtcaatataatagtggcacacatgattgataaacacgg gcaactcccaagcaaagctgttcgagaagagtacgctcttgggatagtgacagtgttcccgtccctcaaagacccatactccaagaaaggctat gaacatttctatgatgctgcaagcagcaccggatacatttcttggcgtctgaaaacgattcagagaaagattcgaagaggacatgcatctacaagtagccccactggcttttccccaggaggag gaggcccaaatgtgcgcaggtccattgttgttgaccagcagcttgatggggatacataccaggaagccatctccttgctcaaccatacaacagacagttccgtaatttttctgaagatgagagagacctttcagaatcgccaaaaactcatccacgactcagacaaaactcaagatatcttctccatcttcccaagattcctggatacaaagggattg atgaatcaagacttcacactcctgtttgaagaggaggtttccaacctgctgctccagaaatgggatccgttcttcagagataacgtcatcaaagaggccaagcggctcaccccaacacctgagctgcgccgaatgctgcaggccgcagagtctccaggaagtgaacttgatgaggcaccaa ttgggttaaagtcgatggtgttgagtacaaaggtggacttgttgtttgcagttccatggaggaagacatgccagtcttttgtcaaatag
- the LOC133170848 gene encoding uncharacterized protein LOC133170848 isoform X1 has translation MLIQVRYCQQQKYVKLDEVDGCFDFVQFHDKVIERFCLPPDAKLVYKDATGTEVDEDIFSDLVSQGNVTLSVFSNDEFSDCSLSSPSDYSDSSFSSCASTSTILLDEVPRKKPRLEGPLTAASARKLIEDVLGTSSGGEEVLQEYHTTKTLTDATRRKLVNIIVAHMIDKHGQLPSKAVREEYALGIVTVFPSLKDPYSKKGYEHFYDAASSTGYISWRLKTIQRKIRRGHASTSSPTGFSPGGGGPNVRRSIVVDQQLDGDTYQEAISLLNHTTDSSVIFLKMRETFQNRQKLIHDSDKTQDIFSIFPRFLDTKGLMNQDFTLLFEEEVSNLLLQKWDPFFRDNVIKEAKRLTPTPELRRMLQAAESPGSELDEAPIGLKSMVLSTKVDLLFAVPWRKTCQSFVK, from the exons atgttgatccaggttcggtattgccaacagcagaagtatgtgaagttggatgaggttgatggatgttttgattttgtgcagttccatgacaaag tcatcgagagattttgcctgccacctgacgcaaaattagtgtacaaagatgcaacagggacagaagttgatgaggacattttcagtgaccttgtcagccaaggcaatgtgactctatcggttttctcaaatgacg aattttccgattgctccttgtcctctccatccgattattctgattcaagcttcagttcatgtgcaagtacatcaactatactcctagatgaggttcctaggaagaaaccaagacttgagggcccacttactgcagcatctgctagaaag ttgattgaagatgtccttggtaccagctcaggtggtgaagaggtcctccaagagtatcacacaacaaaaactctaacagatgctaccagaagaaagttggtcaatataatagtggcacacatgattgataaacacgg gcaactcccaagcaaagctgttcgagaagagtacgctcttgggatagtgacagtgttcccgtccctcaaagacccatactccaagaaaggctat gaacatttctatgatgctgcaagcagcaccggatacatttcttggcgtctgaaaacgattcagagaaagattcgaagaggacatgcatctacaagtagccccactggcttttccccaggaggag gaggcccaaatgtgcgcaggtccattgttgttgaccagcagcttgatggggatacataccaggaagccatctccttgctcaaccatacaacagacagttccgtaatttttctgaagatgagagagacctttcagaatcgccaaaaactcatccacgactcagacaaaactcaagatatcttctccatcttcccaagattcctggatacaaagggattg atgaatcaagacttcacactcctgtttgaagaggaggtttccaacctgctgctccagaaatgggatccgttcttcagagataacgtcatcaaagaggccaagcggctcaccccaacacctgagctgcgccgaatgctgcaggccgcagagtctccaggaagtgaacttgatgaggcaccaa ttgggttaaagtcgatggtgttgagtacaaaggtggacttgttgtttgcagttccatggaggaagacatgccagtcttttgtcaaatag
- the LOC133170848 gene encoding uncharacterized protein LOC133170848 isoform X3, giving the protein MLIQVRYCQQQKYVKLDEVDGCFDFVQFHDKEFSDCSLSSPSDYSDSSFSSCASTSTILLDEVPRKKPRLEGPLTAASARKLIEDVLGTSSGGEEVLQEYHTTKTLTDATRRKLVNIIVAHMIDKHGQLPSKAVREEYALGIVTVFPSLKDPYSKKGYEHFYDAASSTGYISWRLKTIQRKIRRGHASTSSPTGFSPGGGGPNVRRSIVVDQQLDGDTYQEAISLLNHTTDSSVIFLKMRETFQNRQKLIHDSDKTQDIFSIFPRFLDTKGLMNQDFTLLFEEEVSNLLLQKWDPFFRDNVIKEAKRLTPTPELRRMLQAAESPGSELDEAPIGLKSMVLSTKVDLLFAVPWRKTCQSFVK; this is encoded by the exons atgttgatccaggttcggtattgccaacagcagaagtatgtgaagttggatgaggttgatggatgttttgattttgtgcagttccatgacaaag aattttccgattgctccttgtcctctccatccgattattctgattcaagcttcagttcatgtgcaagtacatcaactatactcctagatgaggttcctaggaagaaaccaagacttgagggcccacttactgcagcatctgctagaaag ttgattgaagatgtccttggtaccagctcaggtggtgaagaggtcctccaagagtatcacacaacaaaaactctaacagatgctaccagaagaaagttggtcaatataatagtggcacacatgattgataaacacgg gcaactcccaagcaaagctgttcgagaagagtacgctcttgggatagtgacagtgttcccgtccctcaaagacccatactccaagaaaggctat gaacatttctatgatgctgcaagcagcaccggatacatttcttggcgtctgaaaacgattcagagaaagattcgaagaggacatgcatctacaagtagccccactggcttttccccaggaggag gaggcccaaatgtgcgcaggtccattgttgttgaccagcagcttgatggggatacataccaggaagccatctccttgctcaaccatacaacagacagttccgtaatttttctgaagatgagagagacctttcagaatcgccaaaaactcatccacgactcagacaaaactcaagatatcttctccatcttcccaagattcctggatacaaagggattg atgaatcaagacttcacactcctgtttgaagaggaggtttccaacctgctgctccagaaatgggatccgttcttcagagataacgtcatcaaagaggccaagcggctcaccccaacacctgagctgcgccgaatgctgcaggccgcagagtctccaggaagtgaacttgatgaggcaccaa ttgggttaaagtcgatggtgttgagtacaaaggtggacttgttgtttgcagttccatggaggaagacatgccagtcttttgtcaaatag
- the LOC133170848 gene encoding uncharacterized protein LOC133170848 isoform X4: protein MIDKHGQLPSKAVREEYALGIVTVFPSLKDPYSKKGYEHFYDAASSTGYISWRLKTIQRKIRRGHASTSSPTGFSPGGGGPNVRRSIVVDQQLDGDTYQEAISLLNHTTDSSVIFLKMRETFQNRQKLIHDSDKTQDIFSIFPRFLDTKGLMNQDFTLLFEEEVSNLLLQKWDPFFRDNVIKEAKRLTPTPELRRMLQAAESPGSELDEAPIGLKSMVLSTKVDLLFAVPWRKTCQSFVK, encoded by the exons atgattgataaacacgg gcaactcccaagcaaagctgttcgagaagagtacgctcttgggatagtgacagtgttcccgtccctcaaagacccatactccaagaaaggctat gaacatttctatgatgctgcaagcagcaccggatacatttcttggcgtctgaaaacgattcagagaaagattcgaagaggacatgcatctacaagtagccccactggcttttccccaggaggag gaggcccaaatgtgcgcaggtccattgttgttgaccagcagcttgatggggatacataccaggaagccatctccttgctcaaccatacaacagacagttccgtaatttttctgaagatgagagagacctttcagaatcgccaaaaactcatccacgactcagacaaaactcaagatatcttctccatcttcccaagattcctggatacaaagggattg atgaatcaagacttcacactcctgtttgaagaggaggtttccaacctgctgctccagaaatgggatccgttcttcagagataacgtcatcaaagaggccaagcggctcaccccaacacctgagctgcgccgaatgctgcaggccgcagagtctccaggaagtgaacttgatgaggcaccaa ttgggttaaagtcgatggtgttgagtacaaaggtggacttgttgtttgcagttccatggaggaagacatgccagtcttttgtcaaatag
- the LOC133170763 gene encoding C-type mannose receptor 2-like — protein sequence MTRPPRSAPLDDVVHSGTGYFTGLTNASSLWLGANVPINDEGSEWTDGALVTYGHSTSGSPQDNCLSFLTGNGNWHYDSCNEKRGYVCKKRGNVKDATPAPDSNKCAPGWLDHGTNCYKNVEEPNGWLGAWHHCVRMGGDLLSITSSAEEDFVKGTMSEDTPFWLGLSNQKCDKFWCRFEGGSQKLTWSDGENTTHTNWAPNQGKSADIASCAYVNQGGKGEPGKWRSGSCFSSLAYMCKRPLSCPKCSLKSGPAVVKTSDCHENTFRYGDYCYHYEKTVETFDVAEKFCLAWGGHLASVHSKKEAQFVYDHSQTSQSAFVGLKKEDDDYEWSDGTTYDYNIWKDGTKGDCAFPNSVGELSASSCTTERPFVCKRAKHGGVPQLPPLVGQPEWTATCGWWLDDPINDFCYLMFRQPTKTWKEAQANCQRLQGNLLSITDREQQAFVQGYVGSLPSLWLGADVSTTEDDAQWTDRSPFTYIHSSAGDPGEGKCLSLITKSSVWKHATCEEKRSYVCKKMKKGVEEPQIVPSASKCAPGWLEHGTNCYKKKLTWSDGETMDHTNWVSNQLKSPDVASCAYVNQGGRGQPGMWRLP from the exons ATGACTCGTCCTCCTCGCTCGGCTCCTCTTGATGATGTCGTTCATTCTGGTACAGGTTACTTCACGGGTCTGACGAACGCAtcctctctgtggttgggcgccaaTGTCCCCATCAATGACGAAGGCAGCGAGTGGACTGACGGAGCCTTGGTCACTTACGGCCACTCGACTTCAG GTTCCCCCCAGGATAATTGTCTCTCCTTCCTCACTGGCAACGGCAACTGGCACTACGACTCGTGCAACGAGAAGAGAGGTTACGTCTGCAAGAAGAGAGGAAATG TAAAAGACGCTACGCCGGCTCCTGACT CCAACAAGTGCGCTCCCGGGTGGCTCGACCACGGCACCAACTGCTACAAGAATGTGGAGgagcccaacggttggctgggggcctggcaccactgcgtccGGATGGGCGGCgacctgctctccatcacctcctcggccgaggaggacttTGTGAAGGGCACCATGAGCGAGGACACccccttctggctgggactctccaaccag AAATGCGACAAGttctggtgtcgctttgaaggcggGAGCCAGAAGCTGACCTGGTCCGATGGCGAGAACACGACACACACCAACTGGGCCCCAAATCAAGGCAAAAG cgccgacattgcgtcctgcgcctacgtcaaccaagggggaAAGGGTGAGCCCGGCAAGTGGCGGTCTGGCTCCTGTTTttcctcgttggcctacatgtgcaaacggccgctga gctgCCCGAAGTGTTCGCTCAAAAGTGGTCCTGCTGTAGTGAAGA CCTCCGACTGCCACGAAAACACCTTCCGCTATGGCGATTATTGTTATCATTATGAGAAGACGGTTGAAACCTTTGACGTTGCCGAGAAATTCTGTCTTGCCTGGGGAGGCCACCTGGCTAGCGTCCACTCCAAGAAAGAGGCCCAATTTGTGTATG ATCACTCTCAAACCTCACAATCTGCTTTTGTGGGACTCAAGAAGGAGGACGACGACTACGAGTGGAGTGACGGAACAACTTAC GACTACAACATTTGGAAAGATGGCACCAAGGGGGACTGCGCGTTCCCAAATTCTGTTGGGGAGTTGAGTGCCAGCTCCTGCACAACGGAGCggccatttgtctgcaaaaGAG CCAAGCACGGAGGGGTTCCACAGCTGCCACCATTAGTCGGCCAGCCGG AATGGACTGCCAcatgcggctggtggctggacgACCCAAtcaacgacttctgctacctgatgttCCGCCAGCCCACCAAGACTTGGAAGGAGGCGCAAGCCAACTGCCAACGCCTccaagggaacctgctcagcatcaccgacCGCGAGCAGCAGGCCTTTGTGCAGG GTTACGTCGGGTCTCTgccctctctgtggttgggcgccgatgtctccaccacggaagatgACGCCCAATGGACTGACAGATCCCCGTTCACTTACATCCACTCGAGTGCAG gtgacCCCGGAGAGGGCAAGTGTCTTTCCTTAATCACTAAAAGCAGCGTCTGGAAGCACGCCACGTGCGAAGAGAAGAGAAgctacgtctgcaagaagaTGAAAAAAG GAGTGGAAGAACCCCAAATTGTGCCCTCAGCCAGCAAGTGTGCTCCCGGGTGGCTGGAGCACGGCAccaactgctacaagaag AAGCTGACCTGGTCCGATGGCGAGACAATGGATCACACCAACTGGGTCTCAAATCAACTCAAAAG CCCCGACGtcgcgtcctgcgcctacgtcaaccaagggggaagggGTCAGCCCGGCATgtggag GCTGCCCTAA
- the LOC133170570 gene encoding uncharacterized protein LOC133170570 encodes MNDKASLWLGADASIKRDGDKWTDGSSFSYLHPSAGVAEGGECLFLLTGSGDWKRDKCDKKKGYVCKKRGKTHLLPPHDGYKEELHCQDDWKSLECPDERVIRIRSAFHGRKDSDVCPSGGGSRGGCRVEGALRHFRGLCDNYQICPIYPFYLTDTDSCPGVSKYLRVVYSCEKKVCLDRLGIADGRIPDSSFTASSSAINAEPYEARLGGSGCWKPSKILGSWIQVNLGQNFKVTGIETQKCTYQGQSSNVFAMQFSIDGETWYRHPKQPSVGTYILTRPVFTKYVRLLPMFSGLRFDVLGCTSDDTALNVLCSSTAADFDLDGSMTVRCPLGCAQAGYKVYGTGIYDQDSNICAAAIHSGIIEMGGDVTLLKKLPQKAYKSSTCNGIISEGYVNKLAPSPSYTFEVYTEPRCLGPDWEEFADFCYKRFNDTKKWYDAQHFCRSLDAELVSIRSEAERDWLHDLVKLAPGDTWTGLNDLVNRGRFVWSDLRKVTFANWAPGKPTGLMENCVATLSQSGKWKKMSCMQLNGYVCKMPTARYPVDLGSASCE; translated from the exons ATGAATGATAAAGCCTCcctgtggttgggcgccgaCGCCTCCATCAAGCGTGACGGCGACAAGTGGACTGACGGATCCTCCTTCTCTTACCTCCACCCGAGTGCAG gtgtcgctGAAGGGGGGGAATGTCTTTTCTTGCTCACTGGCAGCGGCGACTGGAAGCGCGACAAGTGCGACAAGAAGAaaggctacgtctgcaagaaaagag GAAAGACACATCTGCTGCCGCCACATGACG gctacaaggaggagCTTCACTGCCAAGACGATTGGAAATCCCTCGAATGTCCCGATGAAAGAGTCATCCGCATACGGTCGGCTTTCCATGGACGGAAGGATAGCGACGTCTGTCCGAGTGGCGGCGGATCACGCG GTGGCTGCAGGGTGGAAGGGGCTCTCCGTCACTTCAGAGGATTGTGTGACAACTATCAGATTTGCCCCATTTACCCCTTTTACCTTACGGATACGGACTCCTGCCCTGGTGTCTCCAAATACCTCCGCGTCGTCTACAGCTGTGAGAAGAAAG tGTGTCTTGATCGTCTGGGCATCGCTGACGGGAGAATCCCAGACTCTTCCTTtacagcctcttcctctgcgaTCAATGCCGAACCTTACGAAGCGCGTCTGGGGGGCAGCGGTTGCTGGAAGCCATCCAAAATCc TCGGCAGCTGGATCCAGGTGAACCTCGGTCAGAACTTCAAGGTGACAGGCATTGAGACCCAGAAGTGTACATACCAAGGGCAAAGTTCCAACGTATTTGCGATGCAGTTCAGTATTGACGGAGAGACTTGGTATCGCCACCCAAAGCAG CCTTCTGTGGGGACGTATATTCTAACCAGGCCCGTCTTCACCAAGTACGTCCGCCTCCTGCCAATGTTTTCGGGCCTACGCTTTGACGTCTTGGGGTGCACGTCTGACGACACCGCTCTCA ACGTCTTATGCAGCAGCACAGCCGCCGACTTCGACCTCGACGGTTCAATGAC GGTGCGATGCCCACTGGGCTGCGCCCAGGCCGGCTACAAGGTCTATGGAACAGGAATCTACGACCAA GACTCAAACATCTGTGCGGCTGCTATTCACTCGGGCATCATTGAGATGGGAGGAGATGTGACTTTGCTGAAGAAACTGCCACAGAAAGCCTACAAGAGCTCCACCTGTAACGGAATCATCTCGGAAGG ATACGTTAACAAATTGGCTCCGTCTCCGTCTTACACTTTTGAGGTGTACACGG AGCCGAGATGCTtgggacctgactgggaggagtttgcggaCTTCTGCTACAAACGTTTTAATGATACAAAGAAGTGGTACGACGCTCAACACTTCTGCAGGAGTCTCGATGCCGAGCTGGTGTCTATCCGCTCCGAGGCTGAGCGGGATTGGCTGCACGACCTCGTGAAGCTTG CCCCTGGAGACACGTGGACCGGACTCAACGACCTGGTCAATCGCGGCAGATTCGTGTGGTCGGACCTCCGGAAGGTGACCTTCGCCAACTGGGCTCCGGGAAAACCTACCGGCCTGATGGAGAATTGCGTGGCCACCTTGAGCCAG TCTGGCAAATGGAAGAAGATGTCCTGCATGCAATTAAACGGCTACGTGTGCAAGATGCCCACAGCGCGTTATCCGGTGGATTTGGGAAGTGCCAGTTGCGAGTAA
- the nucb1 gene encoding nucleobindin-1 isoform X2 — MFMTFRICHQLDAGFCFPELGQQAINVPAIRNKSRRMKLEGAWTLLLLAVSAWSVPIDRKEVHQDVKDEEQVESMDTGLYYDRYLREVIEVLETDPHFREKLQTANTEDIKNGRLSKELDLVSHNVRTRLDELKRQEVSRLRMLLKAKLDSTNTQSLQMDHSSLLKQFEHLDPHNQNAFEAKDLELLISTATKDLENYDAERHEEFKRYEMLKEHERREYLKGLDQEKREKEEQRLRELKDKHRQHPKVNAPGSVAQLREVWEETDRLDPKEFNPKTFFKLHDTNEDGVLDEQELEALFTKELEKVYDPKNEEDDMMEMEEERLRMREHVMKNVDTNKDRLVSLAEFLKSTEKKDFNSPKEWETLDAKPAYTEEELQRFEAELRDKEEELKRRADMLQQEQELLKERGKALEAQRREYQQAVLEMSQRHKEQPGVDGQPPASPRGELQFQPPQHEDQGKVAVVENLEDALVRNNLPAEPPQNLPAHT, encoded by the exons ATGTTTATGACGTTTCGCATCTGCCACCAACTGGACGCTGGTTTTTGCTTCCCGGAGCTCGGCCAACAGGCTATAAATGTACCTGCGATAAGAAATAAAAG CAGGAGGATGAAGTTGGAAGGTGCCTGGACGCTGCTGCTTCTTGCCGTCTCTGCGTGGTCAGTACCGATTGATCGCAAAGAGGTCCACCAGGATGTCAAAGATGAAGAACAAGTAGAGAGCATG GACACGGGTCTGTACTATGACCGATACCTCCGAGAGGTGATTGAGGTCTTGGAGACGGACCCTCACTTCCGGGAGAAGCTGCAAACAGCTAACACGGAGGACATCAAGAACGGCCGCTTGAGCAAAGAGTTGGACTTGGTCAGCCATAACGTCAGGACGCGTCTGGACGAGCTGAAGCGCCAGGAGGTGTCGCGGCTCAGAATGCTGCTCAAGGCCAAGCTAGACAGTACCAACACGCAGA gtCTGCAGATGGACCACAGCTCCCTGCTCAAGCAGTTTGAACATCTGGACCCGCACAACCAGAATGCCTTTGAGGCCAAAGACCTGGAGCTGCTCATCTCCACG GCCACCAAAGACCTGGAGAACTACGACGCAGAGCGGCACGAGGAGTTCAAGCGCTACGAGATGCTGAAGGAGCACGAGAGGCGCGAGTACCTGAAGGGTCTGGACCAGGAGAAGCGGGAGAAGGAGGAGCAGCGCTTGCGGGAGCTGAAGGACAAACATCGACAGCACCCCAAAGTCAACGCTCCT GGCAGCGTAGCTCAGCTGAGGGAAGTTTGGGAGGAGACTGACAGACTGGACCCCAAAGAGTTCAACCCCAAGACCTTCTTCAAGCTGCACG ACACAAACGAGGACGGCGTACTAGACGAGCAGGAGCTGGAGGCGCTTTTCACTAAAGAG CTGGAAAAAGTGTACGACCCCAAGAACGAGGAGGACGACATGATGGAGATGGAGGAGGAGCGGCTGAGGATGAGGGAGCACGTCATGAAGAAC GTGGACACCAACAAAGATCGACTGGTCAGCCTGGCCGAGTTCCTCAAGTCAACTGAGAAGAAAGACTTCAACTCCCCCAAAGAATGGGAG ACTCTGGATGCCAAGCCGGCGTACACGGAGGAGGAACTGCAGCGCTTTGAGGCAGAGCTCCGTGACAAGGAGGAGGAGCTAAAGAGGAGGGCAGACATGCTACAGCAGGAGCAAGAGCTGCTGAAGGAGCGAGGAAAAGCCCTGGAGGCCCAGAGGAGGGAGTACCAGCAG GCCGTACTGGAGATGTCACAAAGGCACAAGGAGCAACCGGGGGTTGACGGACAGCCGCCGGCCAGCCCTCGGGGAGAACTTCAGTTCCAGCCTCCGCAACATGAAGATCAAG GAAAAGTTGCTGTCGTGGAAAACCTTGAAGATGCCCTAGTGCGGAATAATCTGCCTGCCGAACCGCCGCAGAACCTGCCCGCACACACTTGa
- the nucb1 gene encoding nucleobindin-1 isoform X1 — protein sequence MFMTFRICHQLDAGFCFPELGQQAINVPAIRNKSRRMKLEGAWTLLLLAVSAWSVPIDRKEVHQDVKDEEQVESMDTGLYYDRYLREVIEVLETDPHFREKLQTANTEDIKNGRLSKELDLVSHNVRTRLDELKRQEVSRLRMLLKAKLDSTNTQSLQMDHSSLLKQFEHLDPHNQNAFEAKDLELLISTATKDLENYDAERHEEFKRYEMLKEHERREYLKGLDQEKREKEEQRLRELKDKHRQHPKVNAPGSVAQLREVWEETDRLDPKEFNPKTFFKLHDTNEDGVLDEQELEALFTKELEKVYDPKNEEDDMMEMEEERLRMREHVMKNVDTNKDRLVSLAEFLKSTEKKDFNSPKEWETLDAKPAYTEEELQRFEAELRDKEEELKRRADMLQQEQELLKERGKALEAQRREYQQAVLEMSQRHKEQPGVDGQPPASPRGELQFQPPQHEDQAGKVAVVENLEDALVRNNLPAEPPQNLPAHT from the exons ATGTTTATGACGTTTCGCATCTGCCACCAACTGGACGCTGGTTTTTGCTTCCCGGAGCTCGGCCAACAGGCTATAAATGTACCTGCGATAAGAAATAAAAG CAGGAGGATGAAGTTGGAAGGTGCCTGGACGCTGCTGCTTCTTGCCGTCTCTGCGTGGTCAGTACCGATTGATCGCAAAGAGGTCCACCAGGATGTCAAAGATGAAGAACAAGTAGAGAGCATG GACACGGGTCTGTACTATGACCGATACCTCCGAGAGGTGATTGAGGTCTTGGAGACGGACCCTCACTTCCGGGAGAAGCTGCAAACAGCTAACACGGAGGACATCAAGAACGGCCGCTTGAGCAAAGAGTTGGACTTGGTCAGCCATAACGTCAGGACGCGTCTGGACGAGCTGAAGCGCCAGGAGGTGTCGCGGCTCAGAATGCTGCTCAAGGCCAAGCTAGACAGTACCAACACGCAGA gtCTGCAGATGGACCACAGCTCCCTGCTCAAGCAGTTTGAACATCTGGACCCGCACAACCAGAATGCCTTTGAGGCCAAAGACCTGGAGCTGCTCATCTCCACG GCCACCAAAGACCTGGAGAACTACGACGCAGAGCGGCACGAGGAGTTCAAGCGCTACGAGATGCTGAAGGAGCACGAGAGGCGCGAGTACCTGAAGGGTCTGGACCAGGAGAAGCGGGAGAAGGAGGAGCAGCGCTTGCGGGAGCTGAAGGACAAACATCGACAGCACCCCAAAGTCAACGCTCCT GGCAGCGTAGCTCAGCTGAGGGAAGTTTGGGAGGAGACTGACAGACTGGACCCCAAAGAGTTCAACCCCAAGACCTTCTTCAAGCTGCACG ACACAAACGAGGACGGCGTACTAGACGAGCAGGAGCTGGAGGCGCTTTTCACTAAAGAG CTGGAAAAAGTGTACGACCCCAAGAACGAGGAGGACGACATGATGGAGATGGAGGAGGAGCGGCTGAGGATGAGGGAGCACGTCATGAAGAAC GTGGACACCAACAAAGATCGACTGGTCAGCCTGGCCGAGTTCCTCAAGTCAACTGAGAAGAAAGACTTCAACTCCCCCAAAGAATGGGAG ACTCTGGATGCCAAGCCGGCGTACACGGAGGAGGAACTGCAGCGCTTTGAGGCAGAGCTCCGTGACAAGGAGGAGGAGCTAAAGAGGAGGGCAGACATGCTACAGCAGGAGCAAGAGCTGCTGAAGGAGCGAGGAAAAGCCCTGGAGGCCCAGAGGAGGGAGTACCAGCAG GCCGTACTGGAGATGTCACAAAGGCACAAGGAGCAACCGGGGGTTGACGGACAGCCGCCGGCCAGCCCTCGGGGAGAACTTCAGTTCCAGCCTCCGCAACATGAAGATCAAG CAGGAAAAGTTGCTGTCGTGGAAAACCTTGAAGATGCCCTAGTGCGGAATAATCTGCCTGCCGAACCGCCGCAGAACCTGCCCGCACACACTTGa